A single window of Qipengyuania sediminis DNA harbors:
- a CDS encoding electron transfer flavoprotein subunit alpha/FixB family protein → MKTLVLVDHDNASVKDATLATVTAAAKLGSVDLLVAGKGCASVAEAAARIAGVGTVHLADDAAYEHQLAENVAPLAVQLMADYDAFFASATTTGKNIAPRVAALLDVMQISEIVSVEGERTFSRPIYAGNAIATVESSDPKLVITVRGTAFEKAAAEGGSGIVQPVSGGGDAGLSSFEGSELAKSERPELTSAKIIVSGGRALKDAETFEELILPLADKLNAGVGASRAAVDAGYVPNDYQVGQTGKIVAPEVYIAIGISGAIQHLAGMKDAKTIIAINKDEDAPIFQVADIGLVGDLFKIVPELTQKLG, encoded by the coding sequence ATGAAGACTCTGGTTCTGGTCGATCACGACAATGCGAGCGTGAAGGACGCAACCCTCGCGACTGTCACCGCGGCCGCCAAGCTCGGCTCGGTCGATCTGCTGGTCGCGGGCAAGGGTTGTGCGAGCGTCGCCGAGGCAGCGGCGCGCATCGCGGGCGTCGGAACGGTGCATCTCGCCGACGACGCCGCATACGAGCATCAGCTTGCCGAGAATGTCGCGCCTCTCGCGGTCCAGCTGATGGCGGATTATGACGCCTTCTTCGCCAGCGCGACCACCACCGGCAAGAATATCGCTCCGCGAGTTGCAGCCTTGCTCGACGTCATGCAGATTTCCGAGATCGTCAGCGTCGAGGGCGAGCGGACCTTCTCGCGGCCCATCTACGCCGGCAACGCCATTGCCACGGTCGAATCGAGCGATCCCAAGCTCGTCATCACCGTGCGCGGCACTGCGTTCGAAAAGGCGGCGGCCGAGGGCGGTAGCGGCATCGTGCAGCCTGTGAGCGGCGGGGGCGATGCCGGTCTTTCCAGCTTCGAAGGGAGCGAGCTTGCGAAGTCCGAAAGGCCCGAACTCACCAGCGCCAAGATCATCGTTTCGGGCGGGCGCGCGCTGAAGGATGCCGAGACCTTCGAGGAGCTGATCCTGCCCCTCGCCGACAAGCTCAATGCCGGCGTCGGTGCTAGCCGCGCGGCGGTGGATGCGGGCTATGTGCCCAACGACTACCAGGTTGGGCAGACGGGCAAGATCGTAGCGCCCGAAGTCTATATCGCGATCGGCATTTCCGGCGCGATCCAGCATCTTGCGGGCATGAAGGATGCCAAGACGATCATCGCCATCAACAAGGACGAAGACGCGCCGATTTTCCAGGTGGCAGACATCGGTCTCGTCGGCGATCTGTTCAAGATCGTGCCGGAGCTGACGCAGAAGCTCGGTTGA
- a CDS encoding histone deacetylase family protein, which translates to MRCVFDQRQLAHAPEVELHNGGFVPYAEDGGRVASILDAIGATEPASDHGEDPLLAVHSGEYLDFLKQAYAAWRAAGREGDAMGYAWPVRGRRALDLERIDAKLGRFSFDTATPIAAGTWESAYWSAQTALTALDLVHAGGQAAFALCRPPGHHAGSDYLGGYCHINSAAVAAQAARTAGRSRVAVLDIDYHHGNGTQDIFYDRDDVFFASIHADPRTDYPFFWGHADERGEGDGEGATLNLPLPRGTSLAGYERALETALEAISDFGPDQLVLSYGADTYEGDPISQFRLSTGDFTRIAGRIAELGVPTLIVMEGGYAVDALGANVAAFLSGF; encoded by the coding sequence ATGCGATGCGTCTTCGATCAGCGGCAACTGGCGCATGCGCCCGAAGTCGAGCTGCATAACGGTGGTTTCGTGCCTTATGCGGAGGATGGGGGGCGGGTTGCCAGCATTCTTGATGCGATCGGCGCTACGGAACCTGCGAGCGATCATGGCGAAGACCCGCTTCTCGCGGTGCATAGCGGCGAGTACCTCGACTTTTTGAAGCAGGCCTATGCGGCTTGGCGGGCCGCGGGGCGGGAGGGGGACGCGATGGGCTATGCATGGCCCGTCCGTGGGCGGCGCGCGCTCGATCTCGAACGGATCGATGCCAAGCTTGGCCGCTTCAGCTTCGATACGGCCACCCCGATCGCAGCGGGGACTTGGGAAAGCGCCTATTGGAGCGCGCAGACGGCGCTGACCGCTTTGGACTTGGTGCACGCTGGCGGGCAAGCGGCCTTCGCGCTCTGCCGCCCGCCGGGGCATCATGCGGGGTCGGATTATCTCGGCGGCTATTGCCATATCAACAGCGCTGCCGTCGCCGCTCAGGCAGCCCGGACAGCAGGCAGGTCGCGAGTGGCGGTGCTCGATATCGACTACCACCACGGCAATGGCACGCAGGATATCTTCTACGACCGCGACGACGTGTTCTTCGCCTCGATCCACGCCGATCCGCGCACCGATTACCCTTTTTTCTGGGGCCATGCCGACGAGCGCGGCGAGGGTGATGGCGAGGGCGCCACGCTCAACCTGCCCCTGCCGCGCGGAACTAGTCTGGCGGGGTACGAACGGGCGCTCGAAACAGCCCTGGAAGCCATTTCCGACTTCGGACCGGACCAGCTCGTGCTATCTTATGGAGCGGACACCTATGAAGGCGATCCGATCTCCCAATTCCGCCTTTCCACGGGGGACTTTACGCGGATTGCGGGCAGAATCGCGGAGCTTGGTGTCCCCACTCTCATCGTGATGGAGGGCGGTTACGCCGTAGACGCCTTGGGCGCCAACGTCGCCGCCTTCCTTTCAGGTTTTTAA
- a CDS encoding electron transfer flavoprotein subunit beta/FixA family protein: MKILVPVKRVIDYNVKPRVKADGSGIDLANVKMSMNPFDEIAVEEAIRLKEKSKATEIVAVSIGPAKATETLRTALAMGADRAILVQTEDDAEIEPLAVAKILKAIFEEEQPGLVLMGKQAISDDSNQTGQMLAALTGRPQGTFANTVEVQGDHVIVKREVDGGLETVKLALPAIVTTDLRLNEPRYASLPNIMKAKSKPLVQKTAADYGVDIAPRLKMLKVAEPAVRQAGVKVADVDELVAKLKVLGIA, from the coding sequence ATGAAAATCCTCGTGCCCGTGAAGCGGGTGATCGATTACAATGTGAAGCCGCGGGTCAAAGCCGATGGCAGCGGGATCGACCTCGCGAATGTCAAGATGAGCATGAACCCGTTCGACGAGATCGCGGTCGAGGAAGCGATCCGTTTGAAGGAGAAAAGCAAGGCGACCGAGATCGTCGCGGTCAGCATCGGCCCCGCGAAGGCGACAGAGACGTTGCGGACCGCGCTCGCCATGGGGGCGGATCGCGCGATCCTGGTGCAGACCGAGGATGATGCCGAAATCGAGCCGCTGGCGGTTGCCAAAATCCTGAAGGCGATCTTCGAGGAAGAGCAGCCCGGTCTGGTCCTCATGGGCAAGCAGGCGATCAGCGACGATTCGAACCAGACCGGCCAGATGCTCGCCGCGCTTACCGGGCGGCCGCAGGGCACCTTCGCCAATACGGTCGAGGTCCAGGGCGATCACGTGATCGTGAAGCGCGAGGTCGACGGCGGTTTGGAGACCGTCAAGCTCGCGCTGCCCGCAATCGTCACGACCGATTTGCGCCTCAACGAGCCGCGCTATGCCAGCCTTCCCAATATCATGAAGGCGAAATCCAAGCCGCTCGTGCAGAAGACCGCGGCGGATTACGGCGTCGATATCGCCCCGCGGTTGAAGATGCTCAAGGTGGCCGAGCCTGCAGTGCGGCAGGCGGGCGTGAAGGTCGCCGATGTGGACGAGCTCGTCGCCAAGCTGAAGGTGCTCGGCATCGCTTAA
- the sucC gene encoding ADP-forming succinate--CoA ligase subunit beta, with product MNIHEYQAKELLAKHGLPVPAGIAALSVEQAVDAAKQLPGPLWVVKAQIHAGGRGKGKFKELGPDAKGGVRLAKSVEEVESNAREILGKTLVTIQTGEAGKQVNRLYITDGVDIGKEYYLSLVVDRATGRIAMIASTEGGMSIEDVAHDSPEKITTIVIDPAEGFMPHHGRALAFGLKLTGDLHKQAAKIGRQLYDAFVALDCAMIEINPLAESGGKLMVLDAKMSFDSNALYRHPEVEALRDVTEEDPAEVEASEYDLAYIKLDGNIGCMVNGAGLAMATMDIIKLNGAFPANFLDVGGGASREKVTAAFKIILKDPAVEGILVNIFGGIMKCDVIADGIVAAAKDVNLSVPLVVRLEGTNVNEGKAILNHSGLAIVSADDLGDAARKIVSAVKKAA from the coding sequence ATGAACATTCACGAGTATCAAGCCAAGGAGCTGCTGGCGAAGCACGGCCTGCCCGTCCCCGCTGGCATCGCCGCGCTCTCGGTGGAGCAGGCGGTCGATGCGGCGAAGCAGCTGCCCGGCCCGCTGTGGGTGGTGAAGGCGCAAATCCACGCCGGCGGGCGCGGCAAGGGCAAGTTCAAGGAGCTAGGCCCCGATGCCAAGGGCGGCGTGCGCCTGGCGAAGAGCGTCGAGGAGGTCGAGTCCAACGCGCGCGAAATCCTGGGAAAGACGCTGGTGACGATCCAGACCGGCGAGGCGGGCAAGCAGGTCAATCGGCTGTACATCACCGATGGGGTCGACATCGGCAAGGAATACTACCTGTCGCTTGTCGTCGACCGCGCGACAGGGCGGATCGCGATGATCGCCAGCACCGAAGGCGGCATGAGCATCGAGGATGTCGCGCATGACAGCCCCGAGAAGATCACTACTATCGTCATCGACCCCGCGGAAGGCTTCATGCCTCATCATGGACGCGCGCTCGCCTTCGGGCTGAAGCTGACTGGCGACCTCCACAAGCAGGCAGCCAAAATCGGCAGGCAGCTTTACGATGCTTTCGTAGCGCTCGATTGCGCGATGATCGAGATCAACCCGCTCGCCGAGAGCGGCGGCAAGCTGATGGTGCTCGATGCCAAGATGAGCTTCGATTCGAACGCGCTGTACCGCCACCCCGAGGTGGAGGCCCTGCGCGACGTGACCGAGGAGGACCCGGCCGAGGTCGAGGCGAGCGAGTATGACCTCGCCTATATCAAGCTCGACGGCAATATCGGCTGCATGGTCAACGGCGCGGGTCTTGCCATGGCGACCATGGACATCATCAAGCTTAACGGCGCATTCCCGGCCAACTTCCTCGACGTGGGTGGCGGGGCCAGCCGCGAGAAGGTCACGGCCGCTTTCAAGATCATCCTCAAGGATCCGGCGGTAGAGGGGATTCTCGTCAATATCTTCGGTGGGATAATGAAGTGCGACGTCATCGCGGACGGCATCGTCGCAGCGGCCAAGGACGTGAACCTTTCCGTGCCTTTGGTCGTTCGCCTGGAGGGAACCAACGTGAACGAGGGCAAGGCGATCTTGAACCACAGCGGCCTCGCGATCGTGAGCGCGGATGATCTTGGTGATGCCGCACGTAAAATCGTGTCCGCAGTCAAGAAGGCCGCGTGA